Genomic segment of Streptomyces longhuiensis:
CCCTCTGGTCGAACAGGCCGCCGAGCGGTTGCGCGAGCAGATCGCGTCGGGGCACTGGCCGGTCGGCACCAAGCTGCCCGGCGAGACGACCCTCGCCAGGGAACTCGGCGTCGGCCGCTCCACGGTCCGCGAGGCACTGCGCGCCCTCGCCGGCGCCGGACTGGTCCGGGCCCGGCAGGGCGCGGGCGTCTTCGTGACCGCCGACCGGCCCGTCGAGGACTGGCCCGCGCGGCTGCGCGCCGCGGCCGTCGCCGACGTCTACGAGGTCCGCGTCCTGATGGAGGTCCAGGCCGCGCGCCTCGCCGCGCGCCGCCGCACCCCCGAGGACGTCACGGCGATGCGCGCGGCCCTCGACGCGCGCAGAGCGACGGCGGAGGTGGGCGGCGCCGCGTTCGTCGACGCCGACATCGCGCTCCACGCGGCGGTCGTGGCCGCCGCCCACAACCCCGTACTCACCGACCTCTTCGCCGAGTTCGCGCCCGCCCTGCGCCAAGGCCTCGTCGACCTGCTCGACCTCGTCGACGTCCGCGCCGCCGAGGCCGGCCACGGCGACGCGGCGCACACCGCGCTCGTGGACGCCGTCGCGTCGGGCGACGAGGACGCCGCCGAACGCGAGGCGCGGGAGGAGCTGGCCGTGATGCGGGGCAAACTGGCGCGCCAGGACTGAGGCAGGTGCGGCCCCGTTCGTGTGGCACCCGCGCCGGACCGGCATGGCCCGGTCGGCCCGGAGGTACGTGACCACGCGCGTACGCACGCTCCTCCGGAAGGGCTCCACATGAAGATCGGCATCATCGGCGCCGGCAACATCGGCGGCAATCTCACCCGCCGTTTCACCGCGGCCGGCCACGA
This window contains:
- a CDS encoding FadR/GntR family transcriptional regulator, encoding MALGALRPSPLVEQAAERLREQIASGHWPVGTKLPGETTLARELGVGRSTVREALRALAGAGLVRARQGAGVFVTADRPVEDWPARLRAAAVADVYEVRVLMEVQAARLAARRRTPEDVTAMRAALDARRATAEVGGAAFVDADIALHAAVVAAAHNPVLTDLFAEFAPALRQGLVDLLDLVDVRAAEAGHGDAAHTALVDAVASGDEDAAEREAREELAVMRGKLARQD